A stretch of the Erinaceus europaeus chromosome 1, mEriEur2.1, whole genome shotgun sequence genome encodes the following:
- the OTUD6B gene encoding deubiquitinase OTUD6B isoform X3: MEADLPEEELDEEEQLLRRHRKEKKELQAKIQGMKNAVPKNDKKRRKQLTEDVAKLEADMEEKHREELEQLKLTSKESKIDSVAVNISNLVLENHAPRISKAQKRREKKAALEKEREERIAEAEIENLSGARHIESEKLALILAARQLEIKQIESDGHCMYRAIEDQLKEHECPLSVAALRNQTAEYMQSHMDDFLPFLTNSSTGDVYTPEEFGKYCADIVNTAAWGGQLELRALSHILQTPIEIIQAESPPIVVGEEYTKKPLVLVYMRHAYGLGEHYNSVTGYEMTQSLYR; the protein is encoded by the exons ATGGAGGCAGATTTGCCGGAGGAGGAGCTGGATGAGGAGGAGCAGCTTCTGAGACGGCATCGTAAAGAGAAGAAGGAGCTGCAAG CCAAAATTCAGGGTATGAAGAATGCTGTTCCCAAGAACgataaaaagaggagaaaacaaCTCACGGAAGATGTTGCCAAGTTGGAAGCAGACATGGAGGAAAAGCACAGAGAGGAACTGGAGCAATTGAAGCTGACATCTAAAGAGAGTAAG atagattcTGTTGCTGTTAACATTTCAAATTTGGTTCTTGAGAATCATGCTCCTCGGATATCTAAGGCTCAGAAGAGACGG GAAAAAAAAGCTGCATTGGAAAAAGAACGGGAAGAACGGATAGCAGAAGCTGAAATTGAAAACTTGTCTGGAGCACGACATATAGAAAGTGAGAAACTTGCTCTCATATTGGCAGCTAGACAATTGGAAATTAAACAGATTGAATCTGATGGTCACTGTATGTATAGAGCCATTGAAGATCAACTGAAAGAACATGAGTGCCCTCTGAGTGTGGCTGCCTTAAGAAATCAAACCGCTGAATATATGCAAAGCCATATGGACGACTTTCTGCCATTTTTAACAAACTCAAGTACTGGAGATGTGTATACTCCAG AGGAGTTTGGAAAGTACTGTGCTGATATTGTAAACACAGCTGCCTGGGGAGGTCAACTAGAG ctAAGAGCCCTGTCTCACATTTTACAAACACCTATAGAGATAATACAAGCAGAATCTCCTCCTATTGTAGTTGGTGAAGAATAtacaaaaaaaccactagtactTGT ataTATGAGACATGCATATGGCCTTGGAGAACATTACAATTCTGTTACAGG ATATGAAATGACTCAGTCTCTTTACCGTTGA
- the OTUD6B gene encoding deubiquitinase OTUD6B isoform X1, which produces MEADLPEEELDEEEQLLRRHRKEKKELQAKIQGMKNAVPKNDKKRRKQLTEDVAKLEADMEEKHREELEQLKLTSKESKIDSVAVNISNLVLENHAPRISKAQKRREKKAALEKEREERIAEAEIENLSGARHIESEKLALILAARQLEIKQIESDGHCMYRAIEDQLKEHECPLSVAALRNQTAEYMQSHMDDFLPFLTNSSTGDVYTPEEFGKYCADIVNTAAWGGQLELRALSHILQTPIEIIQAESPPIVVGEEYTKKPLVLVYMRHAYGLGEHYNSVTGLVNTATENCS; this is translated from the exons ATGGAGGCAGATTTGCCGGAGGAGGAGCTGGATGAGGAGGAGCAGCTTCTGAGACGGCATCGTAAAGAGAAGAAGGAGCTGCAAG CCAAAATTCAGGGTATGAAGAATGCTGTTCCCAAGAACgataaaaagaggagaaaacaaCTCACGGAAGATGTTGCCAAGTTGGAAGCAGACATGGAGGAAAAGCACAGAGAGGAACTGGAGCAATTGAAGCTGACATCTAAAGAGAGTAAG atagattcTGTTGCTGTTAACATTTCAAATTTGGTTCTTGAGAATCATGCTCCTCGGATATCTAAGGCTCAGAAGAGACGG GAAAAAAAAGCTGCATTGGAAAAAGAACGGGAAGAACGGATAGCAGAAGCTGAAATTGAAAACTTGTCTGGAGCACGACATATAGAAAGTGAGAAACTTGCTCTCATATTGGCAGCTAGACAATTGGAAATTAAACAGATTGAATCTGATGGTCACTGTATGTATAGAGCCATTGAAGATCAACTGAAAGAACATGAGTGCCCTCTGAGTGTGGCTGCCTTAAGAAATCAAACCGCTGAATATATGCAAAGCCATATGGACGACTTTCTGCCATTTTTAACAAACTCAAGTACTGGAGATGTGTATACTCCAG AGGAGTTTGGAAAGTACTGTGCTGATATTGTAAACACAGCTGCCTGGGGAGGTCAACTAGAG ctAAGAGCCCTGTCTCACATTTTACAAACACCTATAGAGATAATACAAGCAGAATCTCCTCCTATTGTAGTTGGTGAAGAATAtacaaaaaaaccactagtactTGT ataTATGAGACATGCATATGGCCTTGGAGAACATTACAATTCTGTTACAGGGTTGGTGAACACAGCTACTGAAAATTGCAGCTAG
- the OTUD6B gene encoding deubiquitinase OTUD6B isoform X2 — protein sequence MEADLPEEELDEEEQLLRRHRKEKKELQAKIQGMKNAVPKNDKKRRKQLTEDVAKLEADMEEKHREELEQLKLTSKESKIDSVAVNISNLVLENHAPRISKAQKRREKKAALEKEREERIAEAEIENLSGARHIESEKLALILAARQLEIKQIESDGHCMYRAIEDQLKEHECPLSVAALRNQTAEYMQSHMDDFLPFLTNSSTGDVYTPEEFGKYCADIVNTAAWGGQLELRALSHILQTPIEIIQAESPPIVVGEEYTKKPLVLVYMRHAYGLGEHYNSVTGMLLEGPDDDAPV from the exons ATGGAGGCAGATTTGCCGGAGGAGGAGCTGGATGAGGAGGAGCAGCTTCTGAGACGGCATCGTAAAGAGAAGAAGGAGCTGCAAG CCAAAATTCAGGGTATGAAGAATGCTGTTCCCAAGAACgataaaaagaggagaaaacaaCTCACGGAAGATGTTGCCAAGTTGGAAGCAGACATGGAGGAAAAGCACAGAGAGGAACTGGAGCAATTGAAGCTGACATCTAAAGAGAGTAAG atagattcTGTTGCTGTTAACATTTCAAATTTGGTTCTTGAGAATCATGCTCCTCGGATATCTAAGGCTCAGAAGAGACGG GAAAAAAAAGCTGCATTGGAAAAAGAACGGGAAGAACGGATAGCAGAAGCTGAAATTGAAAACTTGTCTGGAGCACGACATATAGAAAGTGAGAAACTTGCTCTCATATTGGCAGCTAGACAATTGGAAATTAAACAGATTGAATCTGATGGTCACTGTATGTATAGAGCCATTGAAGATCAACTGAAAGAACATGAGTGCCCTCTGAGTGTGGCTGCCTTAAGAAATCAAACCGCTGAATATATGCAAAGCCATATGGACGACTTTCTGCCATTTTTAACAAACTCAAGTACTGGAGATGTGTATACTCCAG AGGAGTTTGGAAAGTACTGTGCTGATATTGTAAACACAGCTGCCTGGGGAGGTCAACTAGAG ctAAGAGCCCTGTCTCACATTTTACAAACACCTATAGAGATAATACAAGCAGAATCTCCTCCTATTGTAGTTGGTGAAGAATAtacaaaaaaaccactagtactTGT ataTATGAGACATGCATATGGCCTTGGAGAACATTACAATTCTGTTACAGG